The Sphingobium sp. BYY-5 genome contains a region encoding:
- a CDS encoding DUF885 family protein, whose translation MNRRQFLATSGATAIAAATPRAFAQASETDARFRTMLDGFFYERLEDSPESATRLGLDTGARAALRGKLSDTSAAGAARDLARTKAQAKQLASVDRTTLSAASQLDYDVVAYQLDRAVGGERFGYGETAGRFAPYILSQLTGSYREVPDFLDSQHRVKDAADADAYLSRLEAFSVAMDGELDRQKADAARGVFAPDYILDTVMKMQAALRDQPAVQTVLVASFARKLAAAGLPPERATQAEQIVTEKIFPAIDRQRALVQQLRAKAVHDAGCWRLPDGEAFYAAAAEAATTTRLTGDEIHQLGLDQVAEISGRIDAILKGEGMSQGTVGDRLVALNKRPDQLYPNTDPGREALLAQLNSQIIAMQKRLGEAFNTVPKAPVEVRRVPVTIQAGAPGGYYQNASLDGSRPAIYFINLRDTFDRPKFGLATLTHHEAVPGHHLQVSVALESDSIPMIRRRGFYSGYSEGWALYSEQLADEMGMYAGDPLGRVGYLQSLLFRATRLVVDSGMHAKRWSREKATDYLIATTGIARGRSQGEIDRYTVWPGQACSYKIGHTVWNDLREEAKKAQGDRFDLKQFHEVLTLGAMPLDILKQAVRQRAGIA comes from the coding sequence GTGAACCGACGCCAATTTCTTGCCACCAGTGGCGCCACAGCCATCGCCGCCGCCACGCCACGCGCCTTTGCCCAGGCCAGCGAGACAGATGCGCGTTTCCGGACGATGCTGGACGGCTTCTTCTACGAGCGGCTGGAAGATTCGCCCGAAAGCGCGACGCGCCTCGGCCTGGACACCGGTGCACGAGCGGCATTGCGAGGCAAGCTCTCCGATACCAGCGCCGCTGGCGCAGCGCGCGACCTGGCCCGGACCAAGGCGCAGGCGAAGCAATTGGCAAGCGTCGACCGCACGACACTCAGTGCCGCGAGCCAGCTCGACTATGATGTCGTCGCCTATCAGCTCGATCGCGCGGTCGGTGGCGAGCGCTTCGGCTATGGCGAGACGGCCGGGCGGTTCGCGCCCTATATCCTCTCGCAGCTCACCGGCAGCTATCGCGAAGTGCCCGACTTCCTCGATTCGCAACATCGGGTGAAGGATGCGGCGGACGCCGACGCCTATCTCTCCCGCCTCGAAGCCTTCTCCGTCGCCATGGATGGCGAACTGGACCGGCAGAAGGCGGACGCGGCCAGGGGCGTGTTCGCGCCGGATTATATTCTCGACACGGTGATGAAGATGCAGGCAGCGCTGCGCGACCAGCCGGCGGTGCAGACCGTGCTGGTCGCCTCCTTCGCCAGGAAGCTGGCCGCCGCTGGCCTGCCGCCCGAACGCGCGACCCAGGCGGAACAGATCGTCACGGAGAAGATCTTCCCCGCCATCGACCGCCAGCGCGCGCTGGTGCAGCAGTTGCGGGCGAAGGCGGTGCATGATGCGGGCTGCTGGCGCCTGCCCGACGGCGAGGCTTTCTACGCCGCTGCCGCCGAAGCCGCGACCACCACACGCCTGACCGGCGACGAGATTCACCAGCTTGGCCTGGATCAGGTGGCGGAGATCAGCGGCCGGATCGACGCGATCCTAAAAGGGGAAGGGATGAGCCAGGGGACGGTCGGCGACAGGCTGGTGGCGCTCAACAAGCGGCCCGACCAGCTTTATCCCAACACCGATCCGGGCCGCGAGGCGCTGCTGGCGCAACTGAACAGCCAGATCATCGCGATGCAGAAGCGCCTTGGCGAAGCCTTCAACACCGTGCCCAAGGCGCCGGTCGAGGTGCGCCGCGTGCCGGTGACGATCCAGGCGGGCGCGCCGGGCGGCTATTATCAGAACGCCTCGCTCGACGGGTCACGGCCGGCCATCTACTTCATCAACCTGCGCGACACGTTCGACCGGCCGAAATTCGGCCTCGCCACGCTGACCCATCATGAAGCGGTGCCGGGCCATCATCTTCAGGTGTCGGTCGCACTGGAATCCGATTCCATCCCGATGATCCGGCGGCGCGGCTTCTACAGCGGCTATTCGGAAGGCTGGGCGCTCTATTCCGAACAGCTTGCCGACGAGATGGGCATGTATGCGGGCGATCCGCTGGGCCGGGTCGGCTATCTGCAATCGCTGCTGTTCCGCGCCACCCGGCTGGTGGTCGACAGCGGGATGCACGCCAAGCGCTGGAGCCGCGAGAAGGCGACCGATTACCTGATCGCCACCACTGGCATCGCGCGCGGCCGCAGCCAGGGCGAGATCGACCGCTACACCGTCTGGCCGGGTCAGGCATGCAGCTACAAGATCGGCCATACCGTGTGGAACGACCTGCGCGAGGAAGCGAAGAAGGCGCAGGGCGACAGGTTCGACCTCAAGCAATTCCATGAGGTGCTGACGCTGGGCGCGATGCCGCTGGATATCCTGAAACAGGCCGTGCGGCAGCGGGCGGGGATTGCATAA
- a CDS encoding N-formylglutamate amidohydrolase → MDDGAPHPPVSTNGFFDLHGPATPSRPVIVSVPHAGRDYPADLLAQARVRPEILQRLEDRWADLLVQPLIARGFTVLVARAARAMIDLNRHEREVDPVMLRDVPHGAALHSSAKLRGGLGLLPRRLPGAQELWRGPLSWAEVQRRIDQVHRPYHAMLAQLMKAAHDAYGHAILVDLHSMPPLSPPAPGRRAPGMVLGDRFGRSASSRLMALIADMAEAHGVATAQNHPYAGDYLLERHGRPGRGMHAIQVEIDRTLYLDVTLDRPGPGIERMRGLVTDIAEALARELPREEYALAAE, encoded by the coding sequence TTGGACGACGGCGCGCCGCATCCTCCTGTTTCTACGAACGGCTTTTTCGACCTGCACGGGCCAGCGACGCCCAGCCGCCCCGTCATAGTGTCGGTGCCCCATGCCGGGCGCGATTATCCGGCAGACCTTCTGGCGCAGGCGCGGGTACGGCCGGAAATCCTGCAACGGCTGGAAGATCGCTGGGCTGACCTGCTCGTTCAGCCGCTGATCGCGCGTGGCTTCACCGTGCTGGTCGCGCGGGCGGCGCGGGCGATGATTGATCTCAACCGGCATGAGCGGGAAGTGGACCCGGTGATGCTGCGCGACGTGCCGCATGGCGCCGCCCTGCACAGCAGCGCGAAGCTGCGCGGCGGCCTGGGCCTGTTGCCGCGCCGTCTGCCCGGTGCGCAAGAATTATGGCGCGGGCCGTTGTCCTGGGCTGAGGTGCAGCGGCGGATCGACCAGGTCCATCGCCCCTATCATGCCATGCTGGCCCAATTGATGAAGGCGGCGCACGACGCCTATGGCCATGCCATCCTGGTCGACCTGCACAGTATGCCGCCGCTGTCGCCCCCGGCGCCGGGTCGCCGCGCGCCGGGCATGGTGCTGGGCGACCGGTTCGGCCGCAGCGCATCCAGCCGGCTGATGGCGCTCATCGCCGACATGGCCGAGGCGCATGGCGTGGCGACGGCGCAAAATCACCCCTATGCGGGCGATTATCTGCTGGAGCGGCATGGTCGTCCAGGGCGCGGGATGCACGCGATTCAGGTCGAAATCGACCGTACCCTCTATCTCGACGTGACGCTCGATCGGCCGGGACCGGGGATTGAGCGGATGCGTGGACTAGTGACCGACATTGCTGAGGCGCTGGCGCGGGAACTGCCGCGTGAGGAATATGCGCTGGCCGCTGAATAG
- a CDS encoding dicarboxylate/amino acid:cation symporter: MLPSPSSPLQIAPRLPFYRQLYVQVLVAIALGVLIGHVWPDAGKQLKPLGEAFIKLVKMVIAPVIFLTIVTGIAGMKELGAIGRVAAKAFAYFLTFSTLALIVGLIVANVVQPGAGLNIDPATLDAGKVADYAHQAHETTLTGFLMGIIPSTMVSAVADGNILQVLFVAILFGIALTMIGDKADPLMRVLESASHAVFKLVALLMKAAPIGAFGAMAFTIGEYGVGTLANLAGLVATFYLTSLLFVLGVLGAVGWLVGFNILHLIRYLKAELLLVLGTSSSEAALPSLIEKMERAGCRKSVVGLVVPTGYSFNLDGTNIYMTLAALFIAQACNVHISLEHQILLLLVAMISSKGAAGVTGAGFITLAATLSIVPSVPVAGMTLILGVDRFMSECRSLTNFIGNAVATVVVSVWEKGLDRERFNAAMAGLPLDPTPDMQEVVPG, translated from the coding sequence ATGCTGCCATCGCCATCCTCGCCGCTCCAGATAGCGCCGCGGCTGCCTTTCTACCGACAGCTTTATGTCCAGGTGCTGGTCGCGATCGCGCTTGGCGTGCTGATCGGCCATGTCTGGCCCGATGCGGGCAAGCAGTTGAAGCCGCTCGGCGAAGCGTTCATCAAGCTGGTGAAGATGGTCATCGCTCCGGTCATCTTCCTGACCATCGTCACCGGCATTGCGGGGATGAAGGAACTGGGCGCGATCGGTCGGGTGGCGGCCAAGGCGTTCGCCTATTTCCTGACCTTCTCGACCCTCGCCCTCATCGTCGGCCTGATCGTCGCCAATGTCGTGCAGCCGGGCGCGGGCCTGAATATCGATCCAGCGACGCTCGATGCCGGCAAGGTCGCCGACTATGCCCATCAGGCGCATGAAACGACGCTCACCGGCTTCCTGATGGGCATCATCCCCTCGACCATGGTTTCGGCGGTGGCGGATGGCAACATATTGCAGGTGCTGTTCGTGGCGATCCTGTTCGGTATCGCGCTGACCATGATTGGGGACAAGGCCGATCCGTTGATGCGCGTGCTCGAATCCGCCAGCCATGCGGTGTTCAAGCTGGTTGCCCTGCTGATGAAGGCGGCGCCGATCGGCGCTTTCGGGGCCATGGCCTTCACCATCGGCGAATATGGCGTCGGCACGCTCGCCAATCTCGCCGGGCTGGTGGCGACCTTCTACCTCACTTCCTTATTGTTCGTGCTGGGGGTGCTGGGCGCGGTCGGCTGGCTGGTGGGGTTCAACATCCTCCACCTCATCCGCTATCTGAAGGCTGAGTTGCTGCTGGTGCTCGGCACCTCCTCTTCGGAAGCGGCGCTGCCCAGCCTGATCGAGAAGATGGAGCGCGCCGGCTGCCGCAAGTCGGTGGTCGGGCTTGTGGTGCCGACGGGCTACAGCTTCAACCTCGACGGCACCAACATCTATATGACGCTGGCGGCTCTGTTCATCGCCCAGGCGTGCAATGTGCATATCAGCCTGGAGCATCAGATATTGCTGCTGCTGGTGGCGATGATCTCGTCCAAGGGGGCGGCCGGCGTCACCGGTGCGGGCTTCATCACGCTGGCGGCTACGCTGTCGATCGTGCCGTCGGTGCCGGTCGCGGGCATGACCCTGATCCTGGGCGTCGACCGCTTCATGAGTGAATGCCGCAGCCTCACCAACTTCATCGGCAATGCGGTGGCGACGGTGGTGGTGTCGGTGTGGGAAAAGGGGCTGGACCGCGAACGCTTCAACGCAGCCATGGCCGGCCTGCCGCTCGACCCCACGCCAGACATGCAGGAAGTCGTTCCGGGCTGA
- a CDS encoding isocitrate lyase, producing the protein MTYQSEIAKADTLIGGQANWDGIAPESVARMRVQNRFHTGLDIARYTAKIMRADMVAYDADPANYTQSLGCWHGFIGQQKMISIKKHFGTTKGRYLYLSGWMVAALRSEFGPLPDQSMHEKTSVPALIEELYTFLRQADARELGGLFRDLDKAREEGDEVKAAKLQQQIDGFETHVVPIVADIDAGFGNAEATYLLARKFIEAGACCIQIENQVSDEKQCGHQDGKVTVPHEDFLAKIRAVRYAFLELGVDDGVIVARTDSLGAGLTKQIAYTREAGDIGDLYNGFLDCEPVDPAAIGHGDVLISRDGQLLKPKRLASNLYQFRAGTGEDRCVLDCVTALQNGADLLWIETEKPHIGQIGGMVSRIREVIPNAKLVYNNSPSFNWTLNFRQQVFDAWEKEGRDVTAYDRAKLMSVDYDATDLGIEADERIRTFQKDAARQAGIFHHLITLPTYHTAALSTDNLAREYFGEAGMLGYVKGVQRQEIRQGIACVRHQNMAGSDIGDDHKDYFAGEAALKAGGTHNTMNQFAA; encoded by the coding sequence ATGACCTATCAAAGTGAAATCGCGAAGGCCGATACGCTGATCGGCGGCCAGGCCAACTGGGACGGCATTGCGCCGGAATCCGTCGCGAGGATGCGGGTGCAGAACCGTTTCCACACCGGCCTCGACATTGCACGCTACACCGCGAAGATCATGCGCGCCGACATGGTCGCCTATGATGCCGATCCGGCCAATTACACCCAGTCGCTGGGCTGCTGGCACGGCTTCATCGGCCAGCAGAAGATGATTTCCATCAAGAAGCATTTCGGCACGACCAAGGGGCGCTACCTCTATCTGTCCGGCTGGATGGTCGCCGCGCTGCGCAGCGAATTTGGTCCGCTGCCCGACCAGTCGATGCATGAAAAGACCAGCGTTCCCGCGCTGATCGAGGAGCTTTACACTTTCCTGCGCCAAGCTGACGCCCGCGAACTGGGTGGCCTGTTCCGCGACCTCGACAAGGCGCGCGAAGAAGGAGATGAGGTCAAGGCGGCGAAGCTGCAACAGCAGATCGACGGCTTCGAAACCCATGTGGTTCCGATCGTCGCCGACATCGACGCGGGCTTCGGCAATGCGGAGGCGACCTATCTCCTCGCCAGGAAGTTCATCGAGGCGGGCGCCTGCTGCATCCAGATCGAAAACCAGGTTTCGGACGAAAAGCAGTGCGGCCACCAGGACGGCAAGGTCACGGTGCCGCATGAGGACTTCCTCGCGAAGATCCGCGCGGTGCGCTACGCCTTCCTCGAACTGGGCGTCGATGACGGCGTGATCGTCGCGCGCACCGATTCGCTGGGCGCGGGCCTGACCAAGCAGATCGCCTATACCCGTGAGGCTGGCGACATTGGCGACCTCTATAATGGCTTCCTCGATTGCGAGCCGGTTGATCCGGCCGCGATCGGCCATGGCGACGTCCTCATCAGCCGCGACGGGCAGCTATTGAAGCCCAAGCGCTTGGCCAGCAACCTTTACCAGTTCCGCGCTGGCACCGGTGAGGATCGCTGTGTCCTCGACTGTGTCACCGCGCTTCAGAATGGCGCCGACCTGCTGTGGATCGAGACGGAAAAGCCGCATATCGGCCAGATCGGCGGCATGGTCAGCCGTATCCGCGAGGTGATCCCCAACGCCAAGCTGGTCTACAATAATTCGCCCAGCTTCAACTGGACGCTGAACTTCCGCCAGCAGGTGTTCGACGCCTGGGAGAAGGAAGGGCGCGACGTCACCGCCTATGACCGGGCGAAGCTGATGAGCGTGGATTATGACGCCACCGATCTTGGCATCGAAGCCGATGAGCGCATCCGCACCTTCCAGAAGGACGCGGCGCGCCAAGCGGGCATCTTCCACCACCTCATCACCCTGCCGACCTATCACACGGCGGCGCTCAGCACCGACAATCTCGCCAGGGAATATTTCGGCGAGGCCGGAATGCTGGGGTACGTCAAGGGCGTGCAGCGTCAGGAAATCCGTCAGGGCATCGCCTGCGTGCGGCATCAGAACATGGCCGGCTCCGACATCGGCGACGATCATAAGGACTATTTCGCCGGCGAAGCCGCGCTGAAGGCTGGCGGCACGCACAACACGATGAATCAGTTTGCGGCCTGA
- a CDS encoding glutathione S-transferase family protein, whose translation MSYTLITANRNYSSWSLRPWVLMKALGIAFDDRIEPFASATNYAAFRSFSPTGQVPALVDGDRTVWDSLGIILYLADRHAGVWPADEAARAFAQCAAAEMHSGFSALRNDCTMNVGVRVDLHLPSPALNRDIARLRELWEQGLERFGGPFLAGKDFTALDAFYAPVAFRVRTYGLDVGPVARAWVDHMLAHPAMRQWEEEALAETWREESHEAEISAAGHILEDYRAV comes from the coding sequence ATGTCCTATACGCTCATCACCGCCAATCGAAACTATAGCAGTTGGTCGTTGCGCCCCTGGGTGCTGATGAAGGCGCTGGGCATTGCGTTCGACGATCGGATCGAACCCTTCGCGTCCGCCACCAACTATGCCGCGTTCCGCAGCTTTTCGCCCACCGGGCAGGTGCCGGCGCTGGTCGATGGAGACCGCACCGTCTGGGATTCGCTCGGCATCATCCTCTATCTTGCCGACCGCCACGCGGGAGTCTGGCCGGCCGATGAGGCTGCGCGCGCCTTCGCCCAATGCGCGGCCGCCGAAATGCACAGCGGCTTTTCCGCGTTGCGCAACGACTGCACCATGAACGTCGGTGTCCGTGTCGATCTGCATTTGCCGTCGCCTGCGCTCAACAGGGATATCGCCCGTTTGCGCGAATTGTGGGAGCAGGGGCTGGAGCGCTTCGGCGGTCCCTTCCTGGCCGGCAAGGATTTCACGGCCCTCGACGCTTTCTATGCGCCCGTCGCCTTCCGCGTGCGCACCTATGGACTGGACGTCGGCCCGGTCGCTCGCGCTTGGGTCGATCATATGCTGGCCCATCCCGCCATGCGGCAGTGGGAGGAGGAGGCTCTGGCCGAAACCTGGCGCGAGGAAAGTCATGAAGCGGAGATCAGTGCGGCGGGTCATATCCTCGAAGATTATCGCGCAGTGTAA
- a CDS encoding short-chain fatty acyl-CoA regulator family protein, producing the protein MTKDRPVYMGPRLRRLRRDLGLTQADMAADLEISPSYVALLERNQRPLTADMLLRLARTYRLDMAEVAGDGGAEQTARLQAVLKDPMFADIDLPTLATGDVAVNYPGITEALLRLYTSYREEHLALADRGADRGAGLEPVEDVADPVAESRRFLAARRNSFPVLDDAAERLATEAEAEGGLTAWLKARHNLRVRRLPSDVMAGSMRRFDRHRDAVLLDDALDGASAQFQLALQIAYLEMRKSFDALLKDGQFNSESGRRLARRALANYGAAAILMPYTPFAKAVEARRYDVEALARQFGTSFEQTAHRLTTLQKPGQERVPFFFLRVDPAGNVSKRLDGAGFPFARHGGSCPLWSVHRVFETPREVVTQWLELPDDQRFFSIARTVTAGGGGWGAPRVERAVALCCAAEHAHKLIYTQDTLPVEPAPIGVTCRLCHRAQCMARSAPPIGREMLPDDYRRTRAPFGFADG; encoded by the coding sequence ATGACCAAGGATCGCCCGGTTTACATGGGTCCGCGCCTGCGCAGACTGCGGCGCGATCTGGGCCTGACGCAGGCGGACATGGCGGCCGACCTGGAGATTTCGCCCAGCTATGTCGCGCTGCTGGAGCGCAACCAGCGGCCGCTGACCGCCGACATGCTGTTGCGGCTGGCGCGCACCTACAGGCTGGACATGGCGGAGGTAGCGGGTGACGGCGGCGCGGAGCAGACCGCGCGATTACAGGCGGTACTGAAAGACCCGATGTTCGCCGATATCGACCTGCCCACGCTCGCGACCGGTGACGTGGCGGTCAATTATCCGGGCATCACCGAAGCGCTCCTGCGGCTCTACACCAGCTATCGCGAGGAGCATCTGGCCCTGGCCGATCGGGGGGCGGATCGCGGCGCGGGGCTGGAGCCTGTGGAAGATGTGGCCGATCCCGTGGCGGAATCGCGCCGTTTCCTGGCCGCGCGGCGCAACAGCTTTCCGGTGCTGGACGACGCGGCGGAGAGGCTGGCGACCGAGGCGGAGGCCGAGGGCGGCCTGACGGCCTGGCTCAAGGCGCGCCACAATCTGCGGGTGCGACGGTTGCCTTCGGATGTGATGGCCGGGTCGATGCGGCGGTTCGACCGGCATCGCGACGCCGTGCTGCTGGACGACGCACTGGACGGGGCCAGCGCACAATTTCAGCTCGCGCTCCAGATCGCCTATCTGGAAATGCGCAAGAGTTTCGACGCGCTGCTCAAGGACGGGCAGTTCAACAGCGAGAGCGGCCGCCGCCTCGCCCGCCGTGCTCTGGCCAACTATGGCGCGGCGGCGATCCTGATGCCCTACACGCCCTTTGCAAAAGCGGTCGAGGCACGGCGCTATGATGTGGAGGCGCTCGCCCGCCAGTTCGGCACGAGTTTCGAGCAGACCGCCCACCGGCTGACGACGCTCCAGAAGCCGGGGCAGGAACGGGTGCCTTTCTTCTTCCTGCGGGTCGATCCGGCGGGCAATGTGTCCAAGCGGCTGGACGGCGCGGGCTTTCCCTTCGCCCGTCATGGCGGCTCCTGCCCGCTCTGGTCGGTGCATCGCGTGTTCGAAACCCCGCGCGAGGTAGTGACGCAATGGCTGGAACTGCCCGACGACCAGCGCTTCTTCTCGATCGCGCGGACGGTGACGGCGGGCGGCGGCGGATGGGGGGCGCCCAGGGTGGAGCGCGCCGTCGCGCTGTGCTGCGCGGCGGAGCATGCGCACAAGCTCATCTATACGCAGGACACGCTGCCAGTGGAGCCGGCGCCGATCGGTGTCACGTGTCGCCTGTGTCACCGCGCCCAGTGCATGGCGCGTTCCGCCCCGCCGATCGGGCGCGAAATGCTGCCCGACGATTATCGCCGGACGCGCGCGCCCTTCGGCTTTGCCGACGGATGA
- a CDS encoding acyltransferase family protein, whose product MHGPASGQTGLGAAIRYRRDIDGLRALAILPVLLFHAHVPGFSGGYVGVDIFFVISGFLITGIIAREVNEKRFSLVHFYERRFRRILPALTLMMLAVLGAAAWLYLPGDLEGVPKSALAATFFVSNLWFFADTGYFAGGADVKPLLHSWSLAVEEQYYIDFPILLMLLARFAQRWRTAVVATIAAGSLALCVAMQRDATGFAFYLLPARAWELFAGALLALGAVPVVRAHWLREGIAWAGVSAIAFAVFTYDRSTLFPGVAALLPVAGAAALLHGAPGTSMERLLALPPLVGVGLLSYSLYLWHWPLIVFTEYATDLPLSGWIRIMVIGGAFLAAFLSWRFVERPFRNPRHMPTRRIFGFTAAAMATLCALSLALFTTGPWSSRFSPAVLAQIAGRDDVSPKRGRCHDSFVRGMQPCVLGAATPPDALLWGDSHGVELAYALGQQARAQGRSLIQRTASSCPPVLDYMAKDARCAAANRAIFAAIRANPHIKRVYLAAFWANGDFDDPAFVAKLDHSIKALRAEGRAVTIIGPVPPQPFDVPRRLAHLACAGRLAGATGVDRATVEERTRHLRKLFTAWQARGVDYIDPIAALCDTRHCAIERDGKPLYFDSHHLSVAGARLVMQRGG is encoded by the coding sequence ATGCACGGACCGGCATCTGGACAGACGGGGTTAGGCGCCGCGATTCGCTATCGCCGCGACATTGACGGCCTGCGCGCGCTCGCCATCCTGCCGGTGCTGCTGTTCCACGCCCATGTACCGGGCTTTTCGGGCGGCTATGTCGGTGTCGACATCTTCTTCGTCATTTCCGGCTTCCTCATCACAGGGATCATCGCGCGCGAGGTCAATGAAAAGCGCTTCTCGCTCGTGCATTTCTATGAACGACGCTTCCGCCGCATCCTGCCTGCATTGACGCTGATGATGCTGGCGGTGCTGGGCGCGGCCGCCTGGCTCTATCTGCCGGGCGATCTGGAAGGCGTGCCGAAATCGGCGCTGGCCGCCACCTTCTTCGTCTCCAACCTCTGGTTCTTTGCCGACACCGGCTATTTCGCGGGCGGCGCGGACGTGAAACCACTGCTCCATAGCTGGTCGCTGGCAGTCGAGGAGCAATATTATATCGACTTCCCCATCCTGCTGATGCTGCTGGCGCGCTTCGCACAGCGCTGGCGGACGGCGGTGGTCGCGACGATAGCGGCGGGATCGCTGGCGCTCTGCGTCGCGATGCAGCGCGATGCGACCGGTTTCGCCTTCTATCTGCTGCCCGCCCGCGCCTGGGAATTATTCGCCGGCGCGCTGTTGGCGCTGGGCGCAGTACCCGTGGTGCGAGCGCACTGGTTGCGTGAGGGGATTGCCTGGGCGGGCGTTTCCGCCATTGCGTTCGCGGTCTTCACCTATGATCGCAGCACCCTGTTCCCCGGCGTCGCGGCGCTGTTGCCGGTGGCGGGTGCAGCCGCCCTGCTGCATGGCGCACCGGGCACCAGCATGGAGCGGCTGCTTGCCCTGCCGCCGCTGGTGGGCGTGGGCCTCCTCTCTTACTCCCTCTATCTCTGGCACTGGCCGCTGATCGTCTTCACCGAATATGCAACCGACCTGCCGCTGTCGGGATGGATACGGATCATGGTGATCGGCGGCGCGTTTCTGGCCGCCTTCCTGTCCTGGCGTTTCGTAGAACGGCCTTTCCGCAATCCGCGCCACATGCCAACGCGCCGGATCTTCGGCTTTACCGCCGCAGCCATGGCGACCTTGTGCGCCCTGTCGCTGGCGCTGTTTACCACTGGTCCCTGGTCGTCACGTTTCTCCCCGGCGGTGCTCGCGCAGATCGCCGGGCGCGACGATGTCAGCCCGAAGCGTGGGCGTTGTCACGACAGCTTCGTGCGCGGGATGCAGCCCTGCGTGCTGGGCGCGGCGACACCGCCCGACGCGCTGCTCTGGGGTGACAGCCATGGCGTGGAACTGGCCTATGCGCTGGGCCAGCAGGCGCGCGCGCAGGGCCGCTCCCTCATCCAGCGCACCGCGTCCAGTTGTCCGCCCGTGCTGGACTATATGGCAAAGGATGCCCGCTGCGCCGCCGCCAACCGCGCCATCTTCGCGGCGATTCGCGCGAACCCGCATATAAAGCGCGTCTATCTGGCCGCCTTTTGGGCCAATGGCGATTTCGATGATCCGGCCTTCGTCGCGAAGCTCGACCACAGCATAAAAGCGCTGCGGGCAGAGGGCCGGGCCGTCACGATCATCGGCCCCGTACCGCCCCAGCCCTTCGACGTGCCGCGCCGCCTGGCCCACCTTGCCTGTGCGGGTCGCCTCGCTGGGGCGACGGGCGTCGATCGCGCCACGGTCGAAGAACGCACCCGCCATCTGCGCAAACTCTTCACCGCATGGCAGGCGCGCGGCGTGGATTATATCGATCCGATAGCGGCCCTCTGCGACACCCGTCATTGTGCGATCGAGCGGGACGGCAAGCCGCTCTATTTCGATTCGCATCATCTGAGCGTTGCTGGCGCGCGCCTCGTGATGCAGCGCGGCGGTTAG
- a CDS encoding response regulator: MIRILLAEDDESMRTYLARALEKSGYEVVSAATGLEALPHINSDRFDLLLTDIVMPEMDGIELAQHAAQVAPDMRIMFITGFAAVTLKAGKAVPQAKVLSKPFHLRDLVLEVERMFDSQSVSGLN, from the coding sequence ATGATTCGCATATTGTTGGCAGAAGATGATGAAAGTATGCGGACCTATCTTGCCCGCGCACTGGAAAAGTCGGGTTATGAGGTGGTTTCGGCCGCCACCGGGTTGGAGGCGCTGCCCCATATCAACAGTGACCGGTTCGACCTGTTGCTGACCGACATCGTCATGCCGGAAATGGACGGCATCGAACTGGCGCAACATGCCGCGCAGGTCGCGCCCGATATGCGGATCATGTTCATCACCGGCTTTGCCGCCGTGACGCTGAAGGCCGGCAAGGCCGTGCCACAGGCCAAGGTGCTGTCCAAGCCCTTCCACCTGCGCGACCTGGTGCTGGAGGTCGAGCGGATGTTCGACAGCCAGAGCGTGTCGGGCCTCAATTGA